A genomic segment from Actinoplanes sichuanensis encodes:
- a CDS encoding TetR/AcrR family transcriptional regulator has translation MPRQGLTTERVAAAAAELADELGLERLTVAAVARRFGVADASLYGHVRSREALVQQVAVRAAATFADRLGLAVAGRSGRAALTGFADAYRAFAVAHPGQYTATQLQLPPEVGRASGGHLRMIEISYATLRAYRLDEPALTDAIRFVRSTLHGFATLEIAAGFGHPRDVDASWQRVVAGVHTALRHWREDDDQH, from the coding sequence ATGCCACGACAGGGTCTGACGACCGAGCGCGTCGCGGCGGCCGCCGCCGAGCTGGCCGACGAGCTCGGGCTGGAGCGGCTCACCGTGGCCGCCGTCGCCCGTCGGTTCGGGGTCGCCGACGCCAGCCTCTACGGGCATGTCCGCAGCCGGGAGGCGCTGGTGCAGCAGGTCGCGGTGCGGGCCGCGGCCACGTTCGCCGACCGTCTCGGGCTCGCCGTGGCCGGCCGGTCGGGGCGTGCGGCGCTGACCGGGTTCGCCGACGCGTATCGGGCGTTCGCGGTCGCCCATCCCGGGCAGTACACCGCGACCCAGCTGCAACTGCCGCCCGAGGTGGGCCGCGCCTCGGGCGGGCACCTCCGCATGATCGAGATCAGTTACGCCACGCTGCGCGCCTACCGACTCGACGAGCCCGCGCTGACCGACGCGATCCGGTTCGTGCGCAGCACCCTGCACGGCTTCGCGACGTTGGAGATCGCCGCCGGCTTCGGGCATCCACGCGACGTCGACGCGTCGTGGCAGCGGGTCGTCGCGGGTGTCCACACCGCCCTTCGACACTGGAGAGAAGACGATGACCAGCACTGA
- a CDS encoding IclR family transcriptional regulator gives MVKRAATGPVLGRALLILEAFGPRHTTLTLTDLARRAGLPLSTVHRLAGELVSWGALERDPGGRYSVGLRLWEVGSLAPRGLGLRERALPYLEDLSQVTHENVQLAVREGAEVVFVERIAGRRAVPVHTRVGGRFALSATGVGLVLLAHAPQALQEEVIGAPIERFTPYTVTDPAALRRMLADVRTNGFSVSDRQVTEDALSVGAPIRDPQGAVVAALSLVVRYGTVSPHALSPLVRSSARAISRALHSHPLS, from the coding sequence ATGGTGAAGCGCGCCGCGACCGGTCCCGTGCTCGGGCGGGCCCTGCTGATCCTGGAGGCGTTCGGCCCGCGGCACACCACGCTCACCCTCACCGACCTGGCCCGCCGCGCCGGGCTGCCGCTGTCCACCGTGCACCGGCTGGCCGGGGAGCTGGTGTCGTGGGGCGCCCTGGAACGCGATCCCGGCGGCCGGTACAGCGTCGGCCTGCGCCTGTGGGAGGTCGGCTCGCTGGCTCCGCGCGGTCTCGGCCTGCGCGAACGGGCGCTGCCCTACCTGGAGGACCTGTCCCAGGTCACCCACGAGAACGTCCAGTTGGCGGTCCGCGAGGGCGCCGAAGTGGTGTTCGTCGAACGGATCGCCGGCCGCCGCGCGGTGCCGGTGCACACCCGGGTCGGCGGCCGGTTCGCGCTGTCCGCCACCGGAGTCGGCCTCGTGCTGCTCGCCCACGCGCCGCAGGCGCTGCAGGAGGAGGTGATCGGCGCGCCCATCGAGCGGTTCACGCCGTACACCGTCACCGACCCGGCCGCGCTGCGCCGGATGCTGGCCGACGTGCGGACCAACGGCTTCTCGGTCAGCGATCGCCAGGTCACCGAGGACGCGCTGTCCGTCGGCGCCCCGATCCGCGATCCGCAGGGCGCGGTGGTCGCGGCGCTGTCTCTGGTCGTGCGATACGGCACGGTCTCGCCGCACGCCCTGTCCCCACTGGTGCGGTCGAGCGCCCGAGCCATCTCACGAGCGCTCCACTCGCATCCGCTATCCTAG
- a CDS encoding aromatic ring-hydroxylating dioxygenase subunit alpha, producing MTTAFVQDQWYVAAYTREVSRELFSRTVCGESILFWRTGDGAVTAMSDRCVHRRFPLSEKPSHLVGDTVVCGYHGFTYGADGVCVAVPGQTRVPRTARLRTYPVVEQDSFVWVFIGDPELAATTRIPRAPWLDLPGWTVVSGMEPLAARASLLVDNLLDLSHETYLHGGYIGTPEVAETPITTEVDEEAGIVYVSRHMADAACPPFYANSTGITGRITRWQDIEYTPPCLYLLHSRIAPAGVLPNADGSDPDAFHVEVVYAITPETESSTHDFWAVARDFALDDQEVSDYLAESNRTVVLQDVTALDTLERVISGEPDGYQELSINIDTGGLAARRMLARMRDK from the coding sequence ATGACGACGGCATTCGTTCAGGACCAGTGGTACGTGGCGGCCTACACCCGTGAGGTGAGCCGGGAGCTCTTCTCCCGTACCGTATGTGGTGAATCGATCTTGTTCTGGCGCACCGGCGACGGTGCCGTGACCGCCATGTCGGACCGGTGTGTGCATCGCCGTTTCCCGCTCTCGGAGAAGCCCAGCCACCTGGTCGGTGACACCGTGGTCTGCGGATATCACGGCTTCACCTATGGCGCCGACGGCGTGTGCGTGGCGGTGCCCGGGCAGACGCGGGTGCCGCGGACCGCGCGGCTGCGTACCTACCCGGTCGTCGAGCAGGACTCGTTCGTGTGGGTGTTCATCGGCGACCCGGAACTGGCCGCGACCACCCGCATCCCGCGGGCGCCGTGGCTCGACCTGCCCGGCTGGACCGTCGTCTCCGGCATGGAACCGCTCGCCGCCCGGGCCAGTCTGCTGGTCGACAACCTGCTCGACCTGTCGCACGAGACGTACCTGCACGGCGGCTACATCGGCACGCCCGAGGTCGCCGAGACGCCGATCACCACCGAGGTCGACGAGGAGGCGGGCATCGTCTACGTGTCACGGCACATGGCCGACGCCGCCTGCCCGCCGTTCTACGCCAACTCGACCGGCATCACCGGACGGATCACCCGCTGGCAGGACATCGAATACACACCACCCTGCCTGTACCTGCTGCACAGCCGGATCGCGCCGGCCGGTGTCCTGCCCAACGCCGACGGCAGTGACCCGGACGCGTTCCACGTCGAGGTGGTCTACGCGATCACGCCGGAGACCGAGAGCTCCACCCACGACTTCTGGGCGGTGGCCCGCGACTTCGCCCTCGACGACCAGGAGGTCAGCGACTATCTCGCGGAGAGCAACCGGACCGTCGTGCTCCAGGACGTCACCGCGCTCGACACCCTGGAGCGGGTGATCAGCGGCGAACCCGACGGCTACCAGGAACTCTCCATCAACATCGACACCGGCGGCCTGGCCGCGCGTCGCATGCTGGCCCGGATGCGCGACAAGTGA
- a CDS encoding PDR/VanB family oxidoreductase produces MNTVRVTRITVVAKGVVALELRSADHRPLPTWTPGAHIDVHLGPGLTRQYSLCGDPADSAVWRIAVRRQENGRGGSRHVHDNLSEQDLIEVGEPRNHFPLQPAPRYLFLAGGIGITPIRPMLTAATAPWELHYAGRTTPAMPFHDELAADPRVTLYPNGRFDLDALLDRHPPGTRVYCCGPSGMLQAVEQACARRPDHPLHLERFTAAPAGRSEAFEVELARTGRTLRVPADRSILEVVEAAGVPILSSCREGTCGTCETAVLAGTVDHRDTLLTPAEQAADDTLFPCVSRSLGPRLVLDL; encoded by the coding sequence ATGAATACGGTACGGGTCACCCGCATCACCGTCGTCGCAAAAGGCGTCGTCGCGCTGGAGTTGCGAAGCGCGGACCACCGTCCGTTGCCCACCTGGACACCCGGCGCCCACATCGACGTCCACCTGGGTCCCGGGCTGACCAGGCAGTACTCGCTGTGCGGCGACCCGGCCGACAGTGCCGTGTGGCGGATCGCGGTGCGTCGCCAGGAGAACGGGCGCGGCGGCTCCCGGCACGTCCACGACAACCTGTCCGAGCAGGACCTGATCGAGGTCGGCGAGCCCCGCAACCACTTCCCGCTCCAGCCCGCACCCCGCTACCTGTTCCTGGCCGGCGGCATCGGCATCACCCCGATCCGGCCGATGCTGACCGCCGCCACCGCACCCTGGGAACTCCACTACGCCGGCCGGACCACGCCGGCCATGCCGTTCCACGACGAGCTGGCCGCCGACCCCCGGGTGACCCTCTACCCGAACGGCCGTTTCGACCTGGACGCCCTGCTCGACCGTCACCCACCGGGCACCCGGGTCTACTGCTGCGGGCCGTCCGGCATGCTCCAGGCGGTCGAGCAGGCCTGCGCACGCCGGCCGGACCACCCCCTCCACCTCGAACGGTTCACCGCCGCACCGGCCGGTCGGTCGGAGGCGTTCGAGGTGGAACTGGCCCGCACCGGCCGCACCCTGCGCGTACCGGCCGACCGGTCGATCCTCGAAGTGGTCGAGGCGGCCGGGGTCCCGATCCTCTCCTCCTGCCGGGAGGGCACCTGCGGAACCTGCGAGACCGCAGTCCTCGCCGGCACCGTCGACCACCGTGACACCCTGCTGACCCCGGCCGAGCAGGCGGCCGACGACACCCTGTTCCCATGTGTCTCCCGCTCCCTCGGTCCCCGGCTGGTCCTCGACCTGTGA
- a CDS encoding class I SAM-dependent methyltransferase yields the protein MTAFDEYERELWAGRAEAFLRSSAALCAHPAGDLLDAASVGRGDRLLDVGTGTGTVAGLGHDRGAEVTGVDAEPGMIEVARQRVPGVEFRHALLPRLPFADGEFDAAVGNFVVNHVGDPVAAVRELARVVRPGGRVAVTIWPYPPPPAQQLWATIFEAAGVERPADLPRVAPDRDFPRTADGLTDLLGRAGLTEPGCDTITWDHRTDPETWWNGPAGGIGSHGAILRRQTPATVERVRAEFDRHTAPYREADGLLTLPTAALLGVGVVG from the coding sequence ATGACGGCATTCGACGAGTACGAACGTGAGCTCTGGGCGGGGCGGGCGGAGGCGTTTCTGCGAAGCTCCGCCGCTCTCTGCGCACATCCAGCCGGGGACCTGCTGGACGCCGCATCGGTCGGACGCGGGGATCGGTTGCTCGACGTCGGGACCGGCACCGGCACCGTCGCCGGGCTGGGCCACGACCGGGGCGCCGAGGTCACCGGAGTCGACGCCGAACCCGGCATGATCGAGGTGGCGCGGCAGCGGGTCCCCGGCGTGGAGTTCCGGCACGCGCTGCTGCCCCGGCTGCCGTTCGCGGACGGTGAGTTCGACGCGGCGGTGGGCAACTTCGTCGTCAACCACGTCGGCGATCCGGTGGCCGCCGTCCGCGAACTGGCCCGGGTCGTCCGCCCTGGCGGGCGGGTCGCGGTCACCATCTGGCCGTATCCCCCGCCGCCCGCACAGCAGCTCTGGGCCACCATCTTCGAGGCCGCCGGCGTCGAACGCCCGGCCGACCTGCCCCGGGTGGCTCCCGACCGGGACTTCCCACGCACCGCGGACGGTCTCACCGACCTGCTCGGGCGGGCCGGTCTGACCGAACCCGGCTGCGACACCATCACCTGGGACCACCGGACCGACCCGGAGACCTGGTGGAACGGCCCGGCCGGCGGTATCGGCTCACACGGCGCGATCCTGCGCCGCCAGACCCCGGCCACGGTCGAGCGAGTCCGGGCCGAGTTCGACCGGCACACCGCGCCCTATCGCGAGGCGGACGGCCTGCTCACCCTGCCGACCGCCGCGTTACTCGGAGTCGGCGTCGTCGGCTGA